A portion of the Gorilla gorilla gorilla isolate KB3781 chromosome X, NHGRI_mGorGor1-v2.1_pri, whole genome shotgun sequence genome contains these proteins:
- the LOC109024653 gene encoding melanoma-associated antigen B10-like, producing MTILSAIFSQGNCAPEEEVWKVLNMMGVYEGQERVIYGEPRNLLTKDLVQEQYLEYWEVPNSSPPSYEFLWRPRAYAETSKMKVLEFLAKIHDTVPSAFPSHYEEALKDVEERSQARIAARARTATMASARSKATSSSLACSK from the coding sequence ATGACCATCCTGAGTGCGATCTTCAGCCAGGGAAATTGTGCCCCTGAGGAGGAAGTCTGGAAGGTGCTAAATATGATGGGGGTATACGAGGGACAGGAGCGCGTCATCTATGGAGAGCCCAGGAACCTCCTCACCAAAGATTTAGTGCAAGAGCAGTACCTGGAGTATTGGGAAGTGCCCAACAGCAGTCCTCCAAGCTATGAATTCCTGTGGCGTCCACGAGCCTATGCTGAAACCAGCAAGATGAAAGTCCTAGAGTTTTTGGCCAAGATCCATGATACAGTCCCCAGTGCCTTCCCATCCCATTATGAAGAGGCTTTGAAAGATGTGGAAGAGAGATCCCAAGCCAGAATTGCAGCCAGGGCCCGTactgccaccatggccagtgCACGTTCCAAGGCCACGTCCAGCAGCCTTGCCTGCTCCAAGTGA